In the [Clostridium] colinum genome, one interval contains:
- a CDS encoding glycoside hydrolase family 1 protein: MNNKKMPLNFLWGGATAANQYEGGFDKDGKGLSVADVLTGGSVDKERRITIPKPLDNEFYPNHQATDFYNHYKEDIALFAEMGFKVYRFSISWSRIFPNGDEENPNEKGLKFYDKVIDELIKYNIEPLVTISHYENPLHLSLQYGGWKNRKLIDFYLNFAKVLFKRYKGKVKYWLTFNEINMLTQPFGAVFCAGMLDEKDNNEETRFQAMHHQLVASALAVKMGHSIDSENKIGCMLAYHNAYPYTCHPKDVYFSQKYCQIHNFIAGDVHIRGAYPGFAYNYFKENNLNIKILHEDINILKEGTVDFISISYYSSNCVGLTTKNAEKTNGNGEQNIKNPCLEASQWGWQIDALGLRYVLNQIYDRYQIPIMIVENGLGAIDEISKDGKIHDDYRISYMKEHIEQMKEAIADGVDLIGYTCWGCTDLVSASTGELKKRYGLIFVNKFDDGSGDMSRKRKDSFYWYKKVIESNGEDLN; the protein is encoded by the coding sequence ATGAATAATAAAAAAATGCCATTAAATTTTTTATGGGGTGGAGCAACTGCTGCAAACCAATATGAAGGTGGATTTGATAAAGACGGAAAAGGGCTTTCTGTTGCAGATGTTTTAACAGGTGGAAGTGTAGATAAAGAACGTAGAATTACTATACCCAAGCCTTTAGATAACGAATTTTATCCAAACCATCAAGCAACAGATTTTTATAATCATTATAAAGAAGATATAGCACTATTTGCTGAAATGGGATTTAAGGTTTATAGGTTTTCTATTTCTTGGTCCAGAATATTTCCTAATGGAGATGAAGAAAATCCAAATGAGAAAGGGTTAAAATTTTATGATAAAGTTATAGATGAGCTAATAAAATATAATATAGAACCTCTTGTTACAATATCTCACTATGAAAATCCTTTACATTTATCTTTACAATATGGAGGTTGGAAAAATCGTAAATTAATAGATTTTTATTTAAACTTTGCTAAAGTTTTATTTAAAAGATATAAAGGTAAAGTTAAATATTGGTTAACTTTTAATGAAATAAATATGTTAACACAACCTTTTGGAGCTGTTTTTTGTGCAGGTATGTTAGATGAAAAAGATAATAATGAAGAAACTAGATTTCAAGCTATGCATCATCAATTAGTAGCTAGTGCTTTAGCAGTAAAAATGGGGCATAGTATAGATAGTGAAAATAAAATTGGTTGTATGTTAGCTTATCATAATGCATATCCATATACTTGCCACCCAAAAGATGTATATTTTTCACAAAAATATTGTCAAATTCATAATTTTATAGCTGGAGATGTTCATATAAGAGGGGCTTATCCAGGGTTTGCATATAATTATTTTAAAGAAAATAATTTAAATATTAAAATACTTCATGAAGATATAAATATATTAAAAGAAGGTACAGTAGATTTTATTAGTATTAGCTATTATTCTAGTAATTGTGTTGGTTTAACTACAAAAAATGCAGAAAAAACAAATGGTAATGGAGAGCAAAACATAAAAAATCCATGCTTAGAGGCTTCTCAGTGGGGTTGGCAAATAGATGCTTTAGGATTAAGATATGTATTAAATCAAATTTATGATAGATATCAAATACCTATTATGATTGTAGAAAATGGACTGGGAGCTATAGATGAAATATCTAAAGATGGGAAAATACATGATGATTATAGAATATCTTATATGAAAGAGCATATAGAACAAATGAAAGAAGCAATTGCTGACGGGGTTGACCTTATAGGTTATACTTGTTGGGGTTGTACAGACCTTGTTAGTGCATCTACTGGTGAGCTTAAAAAAAGATATGGACTAATATTTGTAAATAAATTTGATGACGGCAGTGGAGATATGTCTAGAAAAAGAAAAGATTCATTTTATTGGTATAAAAAAGTAATTGAAAGTAATGGAGAAGATTTAAATTAA
- a CDS encoding recombinase family protein, which translates to MNKFKTSLYLRISKEDDKNNESESIINQKNMLIDFVNSKEDLELVSIKIDDGYSGGNFDRPAFKELMEDVKSRKINCIVVKDFSRFGRDFIEVGKYLEEIFPFMNVRFISINDNYDSFKNEDSMDSLIIPFKNLINDSYLRDISLKVRSSLDIKRKNGEFIGSFATYGYLKDPNDKHKLIVDEVAAKVVRDIFKYKINGLSADKIAKKLNQNGVLSPMEHKKKIGLNFNTGFKKNVKSLWTAKAIFRILENPVYIGTLEQKKYTTPNYKIKKVVSVPKEERIVIENNHQPIIEKEIFENVQKLMLLDTRIAPNQEELYLLSGIVNCAECGSNLIRKNNGTKAKPYIYYVCNNAKNKMGCIGANIKPNILEDTIFKVIKNHIDSIINFENIINVIDNLSYTVIEMKKIEEQIIIKERELIKYKNIKLKLYEDLKEDILTKQEYEDFNISYTNRIEETKKLIDKFKNEIEIIKNGQDNNQLFIQYFKQYKNIEKLNRGIVVNFIEKIEVHNDKTIDIYFKYKDEFKILK; encoded by the coding sequence ATGAATAAATTTAAAACAAGCCTTTATTTAAGGATATCTAAGGAAGATGATAAAAATAATGAAAGTGAAAGTATTATAAATCAAAAAAATATGCTTATAGATTTTGTAAATAGTAAAGAAGATTTAGAGCTGGTATCTATAAAAATTGATGACGGATATAGCGGGGGTAATTTTGACCGACCAGCTTTTAAAGAATTAATGGAAGATGTAAAAAGTAGAAAAATCAATTGTATAGTAGTTAAAGATTTTTCTAGATTTGGTCGAGATTTTATTGAAGTTGGAAAATATTTAGAAGAAATATTTCCTTTTATGAATGTACGTTTTATATCTATAAATGATAATTATGATAGTTTTAAAAATGAAGATAGTATGGATAGCTTGATAATACCATTTAAAAATTTAATTAATGATTCATACTTAAGAGATATTTCATTAAAAGTAAGAAGTAGCCTTGATATTAAAAGAAAAAATGGAGAATTTATAGGGTCTTTTGCTACATATGGATATTTAAAAGACCCTAATGATAAACACAAACTTATAGTTGATGAAGTTGCTGCTAAAGTTGTTAGGGATATTTTTAAGTATAAAATAAATGGATTAAGCGCCGATAAAATAGCTAAAAAATTAAATCAAAATGGTGTGCTTTCTCCTATGGAACATAAAAAGAAAATAGGCTTAAATTTTAACACAGGATTTAAAAAAAATGTAAAATCTTTATGGACTGCAAAAGCTATTTTTCGTATATTAGAAAATCCAGTATATATAGGCACACTTGAACAAAAAAAATATACAACTCCAAATTATAAAATAAAAAAAGTTGTATCTGTACCAAAAGAAGAGAGGATAGTAATAGAGAATAACCACCAGCCTATTATAGAAAAAGAAATTTTTGAAAATGTACAAAAATTAATGCTATTAGATACAAGGATAGCACCTAATCAAGAAGAGTTATATTTATTAAGTGGTATAGTAAATTGTGCAGAGTGTGGTTCAAATTTAATAAGAAAAAATAATGGAACAAAAGCTAAACCATATATTTATTATGTTTGTAATAATGCAAAAAACAAAATGGGGTGTATTGGAGCTAATATTAAACCAAACATATTAGAAGATACAATTTTTAAAGTTATAAAAAATCATATAGATAGTATTATTAATTTTGAAAACATAATAAATGTGATAGACAATTTATCATATACAGTAATAGAAATGAAAAAAATAGAGGAACAAATTATTATAAAAGAACGAGAATTAATCAAATATAAAAATATTAAATTAAAACTATATGAAGATTTAAAAGAGGATATTTTAACTAAGCAAGAATACGAAGATTTTAACATTTCATATACAAATAGAATAGAAGAAACAAAAAAGTTAATAGATAAATTTAAAAATGAAATTGAAATAATAAAAAATGGGCAAGATAATAATCAACTTTTTATACAATATTTTAAACAATATAAAAATATAGAAAAGTTAAACAGAGGAATAGTTGTAAATTTTATAGAAAAAATAGAAGTACATAATGATAAAACAATAGATATTTATTTTAAATATAAAGATGAATTTAAAATATTAAAATAA
- a CDS encoding D-alanyl-D-alanine carboxypeptidase family protein produces the protein MKKFIIFFLVFFILSNNIVLADNKEKIVKVDAKSAILMDYETGRVLFAKNETEPMAMASTTKIMTAILAIENGNLEDTVKVSKNATKAPPVKMNLKENEEIKLKDLLYALMLQSSNDAAVAIAEHIDKDVDTFCNNMTKKAKDIGAKDTVFRTPNGLDALDHHSTAYDMSLIARYALNNKQFVDIINTKQVSFKTNMSSYDVINKNRLLSEFEGANGVKTGFTNKAGHCFVGSATQNGMTLISVVLASGWGEKGKKQKWVDTKTLLNYGFENFSYEKILSKDDCTDTISIIKGEENTMPLYYEDDIVLPLSKDEKNNISIKLDYIKTLNAPVKKDEKVGVAYIYINNSLVAQTNILPKKDIDKKTFYSYINEIFKNWINILN, from the coding sequence ATGAAAAAATTTATAATATTTTTCTTAGTTTTTTTTATTTTATCTAACAATATAGTTTTGGCAGATAATAAAGAAAAAATCGTTAAAGTTGACGCAAAAAGTGCTATATTAATGGACTATGAAACTGGTAGAGTTCTTTTTGCAAAAAATGAAACAGAACCAATGGCTATGGCTAGTACAACAAAAATAATGACTGCTATACTTGCAATAGAAAATGGAAATTTAGAAGATACTGTTAAAGTTAGTAAAAATGCTACAAAAGCTCCTCCAGTAAAGATGAACTTAAAAGAAAATGAAGAAATAAAACTAAAAGACTTGCTATATGCATTAATGTTACAATCTTCTAATGATGCTGCTGTAGCAATAGCAGAACATATAGATAAAGATGTAGATACATTTTGTAATAATATGACAAAAAAGGCAAAAGATATAGGTGCAAAAGATACAGTATTTAGAACACCTAATGGGTTAGATGCTTTAGACCATCATTCCACTGCATATGATATGTCTTTAATAGCAAGATATGCTCTTAATAATAAACAGTTTGTAGATATTATAAATACAAAACAAGTTAGTTTTAAAACTAATATGTCTTCTTATGATGTAATAAATAAAAACAGACTTTTATCCGAATTTGAAGGAGCTAATGGTGTAAAAACAGGCTTTACAAATAAAGCTGGACATTGTTTTGTTGGCTCTGCTACACAAAATGGTATGACTCTTATATCTGTTGTATTAGCTAGTGGCTGGGGAGAAAAAGGAAAAAAACAAAAATGGGTAGATACAAAAACTCTATTAAACTATGGATTTGAAAATTTTTCTTATGAAAAAATACTATCTAAAGATGACTGTACAGACACTATATCTATTATAAAAGGTGAAGAAAATACTATGCCTTTATACTATGAAGATGATATTGTTTTACCTTTATCTAAAGATGAAAAAAATAATATATCTATTAAATTAGATTATATAAAAACTTTAAATGCACCTGTAAAAAAAGATGAAAAAGTAGGTGTTGCTTATATATATATTAATAATAGCCTTGTAGCACAAACTAATATATTACCAAAAAAAGATATTGATAAAAAAACATTTTATTCATATATAAATGAAATATTTAAAAATTGGATTAATATTTTAAATTAA
- a CDS encoding DUF956 family protein: MVQSLNSKVDLVKDAIFYSILPNYGKIMIGDAGFEFYNNANPKKCIQIKWSNINYITASVMLKNKWIQRFAITLNNNKTYYFSAKQPKEVLRAINVYIPLNKMFHSLTIMDRIKNIFKRK, from the coding sequence ATGGTACAATCTTTAAATTCTAAAGTTGATTTAGTAAAAGATGCAATTTTTTATAGCATTTTACCTAACTATGGCAAAATTATGATAGGTGATGCTGGTTTTGAATTTTATAATAATGCTAACCCTAAAAAATGTATCCAAATAAAATGGTCTAATATAAACTATATTACTGCATCTGTTATGTTAAAAAATAAATGGATACAACGTTTTGCTATAACTCTTAATAATAATAAAACTTATTATTTTTCGGCTAAACAACCTAAAGAAGTTTTACGTGCTATAAATGTTTATATACCATTAAATAAAATGTTCCACTCACTAACTATTATGGATAGAATTAAAAATATTTTTAAACGTAAATAA
- a CDS encoding M23 family metallopeptidase has product MSLWWNEKGGYRVGIKAKSGNYYYYAHLDSYEEGIEKGQKILAGNVIGYMGNTGYSKIEGTKGNFEVHLHLGIEAETTLTKDEFWINPYPFLSLIENNQKNESKS; this is encoded by the coding sequence TTGTCATTATGGTGGAATGAAAAAGGAGGATACAGAGTAGGGATAAAGGCCAAAAGTGGTAACTATTATTATTATGCTCATTTAGATAGTTATGAAGAAGGGATTGAAAAGGGGCAAAAAATATTAGCAGGTAATGTCATAGGGTATATGGGAAATACAGGGTATAGTAAAATTGAAGGAACAAAAGGTAATTTTGAGGTTCACCTACATTTAGGAATAGAAGCAGAAACTACACTTACTAAAGATGAATTTTGGATAAATCCATATCCATTTTTAAGTTTAATAGAAAATAATCAAAAAAATGAAAGCAAAAGTTAA
- a CDS encoding PTS mannose/fructose/sorbose transporter subunit IIC — protein MELYQIILVVIIAFLAGVEGILDEFQFHQPLVACTLIGLATGHVTECVILGGTLQMLALGWANIGAAVAPDAALASVASAIILVLSGQGVKGVDTAIALAIPLAIAGLFLTILARTISVPIVHAMDRQAAKGNIKGVEMYHYLGILIQGLRIVIPAVCLLFVPANVVKNLLESMPTWLTDGMSIGGGMVVAVGYAMVINMMATREVWPFFAIGFVLAAIPQLTLMGLGVIAMAIALIYLYLLDNGSSKGSGSPKTGDPLDDILNDY, from the coding sequence ATGGAGTTATATCAAATAATTTTAGTTGTTATTATAGCATTTTTGGCCGGTGTTGAAGGTATTTTAGATGAATTTCAATTTCATCAACCGCTTGTTGCTTGTACATTAATCGGGTTAGCAACAGGTCATGTTACAGAATGTGTTATTTTAGGTGGTACTCTACAAATGCTTGCTCTTGGTTGGGCAAACATAGGAGCTGCTGTTGCTCCAGATGCTGCATTAGCTTCAGTTGCATCTGCTATTATATTAGTTTTAAGTGGGCAAGGTGTTAAGGGTGTAGATACTGCAATAGCTTTAGCAATACCTTTAGCTATAGCTGGTTTATTCTTAACTATTTTAGCTCGTACAATATCTGTACCTATAGTACACGCTATGGATAGACAGGCTGCAAAAGGTAACATTAAAGGTGTTGAAATGTACCATTATTTAGGTATATTAATACAAGGTTTACGTATTGTAATACCTGCAGTATGTTTATTATTTGTTCCGGCAAACGTTGTTAAAAACTTATTAGAAAGTATGCCAACTTGGCTTACAGACGGTATGAGTATAGGTGGTGGTATGGTTGTTGCCGTGGGTTATGCTATGGTTATAAATATGATGGCAACACGTGAAGTTTGGCCTTTCTTTGCTATTGGTTTTGTTTTAGCCGCTATCCCACAATTAACATTAATGGGACTTGGTGTAATAGCAATGGCTATAGCTTTAATATACTTATATCTATTAGACAATGGTTCTTCAAAAGGTAGTGGTAGTCCAAAAACTGGCGACCCATTAGATGATATATTAAATGATTATTAA
- a CDS encoding recombinase family protein, whose amino-acid sequence MARKSRKNIQKKLDNQIYKVGIYTRLSVFNNTKNIDTIENQKNIILDYIRNKEEFVLADIYEDNNKTGTNFKRDEFERLLEDIKQNKINCVIVKDLSRFGRNYVECGNYIEKIFPFINVRFIAINDNYDSNNENTKEALIMHLKNIANEVYAKDISKKITTVFREKQEKGEFIGSFASYGYLKNQNDINKLVINEETAPIVKEIFDLRLKGYGYTKIANILNKKNILSPYAYLYSKGLIKNDKFKDSKWIDKSIKNILTNQVYIGNLVQRKYKTVSIKNTILSNENEHIIVGNTHQPIIPKDMFIKVQNINSRANEIYNNNKKMLDKKENIFKGYIKCGECNKNLIRRQKSKKTKYDISLYDFFECKYHSINNCKFKTIKSIYIEEIVFNEIKNQVELFINLKDISNLNKNNLYLEESMLIKKIKDIENEIIKLKNFSKIIYEDYINNILLEDDYIFNKNMYLEKEENLIKTKNILENKLNLIKNDFNKKGSYLSFKDKQVLTSDIIKILIKKIVVFENKTVQIYFNYKKCI is encoded by the coding sequence GTGGCTAGAAAAAGTAGAAAAAATATACAAAAAAAATTGGACAATCAAATATATAAAGTAGGTATATATACTAGATTATCAGTTTTTAATAATACTAAAAATATAGATACAATAGAAAATCAAAAAAATATAATTTTAGACTATATAAGAAATAAAGAAGAGTTTGTATTAGCAGATATTTATGAAGATAATAATAAAACAGGAACTAATTTTAAAAGAGATGAATTTGAAAGACTTTTAGAAGATATAAAACAAAATAAGATAAATTGTGTTATAGTAAAAGATTTATCACGCTTTGGAAGAAACTATGTAGAATGTGGAAATTATATTGAAAAAATATTTCCTTTTATAAATGTTAGATTTATAGCTATAAATGACAATTATGATAGTAATAATGAAAATACAAAAGAAGCATTAATAATGCATCTTAAAAATATAGCAAACGAAGTTTATGCGAAAGATATATCAAAAAAAATTACTACTGTATTTAGAGAAAAACAAGAAAAAGGAGAGTTTATAGGCAGTTTTGCATCATATGGTTATTTAAAAAATCAAAATGATATAAATAAGCTTGTTATAAATGAAGAAACAGCCCCTATTGTAAAAGAAATATTTGATTTAAGGCTAAAAGGATATGGATATACAAAAATTGCAAATATTTTAAATAAAAAAAACATTTTATCACCTTATGCTTATTTATATAGTAAAGGTTTAATTAAAAATGATAAATTTAAAGATAGTAAATGGATTGATAAAAGTATAAAAAATATACTAACAAATCAAGTTTATATAGGAAATTTAGTACAACGGAAGTATAAAACTGTATCTATAAAAAATACAATATTATCTAATGAAAATGAGCATATTATAGTGGGAAATACTCATCAACCAATAATACCTAAAGATATGTTTATTAAAGTACAAAATATAAATAGTAGAGCAAATGAAATTTATAATAATAACAAGAAAATGCTAGATAAAAAAGAAAATATATTTAAAGGATATATAAAATGTGGTGAATGTAATAAAAATTTGATAAGAAGACAAAAAAGCAAAAAAACTAAATATGATATAAGTCTGTATGATTTTTTTGAATGTAAATATCATAGCATAAATAATTGCAAGTTTAAAACAATAAAATCAATTTATATTGAAGAAATAGTTTTTAATGAAATAAAAAATCAAGTAGAATTATTTATAAACTTAAAGGATATATCAAATTTAAATAAAAATAATTTATATTTAGAAGAAAGTATGTTAATTAAAAAAATTAAAGATATTGAAAATGAAATAATAAAATTAAAAAACTTTTCTAAAATAATATATGAAGATTACATAAATAATATTTTATTAGAAGATGATTATATTTTTAATAAAAATATGTATTTAGAAAAAGAAGAAAATTTGATAAAAACTAAAAATATATTAGAAAATAAGCTAAATTTGATAAAAAATGATTTTAATAAAAAAGGTAGTTATTTAAGTTTTAAAGATAAACAAGTATTAACAAGTGATATAATAAAAATTTTAATAAAAAAAATTGTTGTATTTGAAAATAAAACTGTACAAATATATTTTAATTATAAAAAATGTATTTAA
- a CDS encoding mannose/fructose/sorbose PTS transporter subunit IIA, producing MVGVIIATHGEFAKGILQSASMVFGEQENIKACTLMPSEGPDDLKQKLETAINSFSDKENILFLVDLWGGTPFNQASSLLAGYEDKRAILTGLNLPMLIEVCSCATYMDSAQEIATQVLESGKDGVKICPETLMPKKSTTPTTQQMVDLPTSGRIEYVLARVDTRLLHGQVATAWTKATSPNRIIVVSDEVSKDNLRKKLIEQAAPPGVKANVIPISKLLQIAEDPRFGKTKALLLFENPQDVLRVVEGGVKLDEINIGSMAHTVGKVVVSKAISLDEKDIETYEKLKELGVKFDVRKVPNDSRANMDDYLKKAKLELSKK from the coding sequence ATGGTAGGAGTTATTATTGCAACACATGGGGAATTTGCAAAGGGCATACTTCAATCTGCTTCTATGGTATTTGGAGAGCAAGAAAATATTAAAGCTTGTACATTAATGCCAAGCGAAGGTCCAGACGACCTTAAACAAAAGCTCGAAACAGCTATAAATTCTTTTTCAGATAAAGAAAATATTTTATTTTTAGTTGATTTATGGGGTGGCACACCTTTTAATCAAGCTAGTAGCCTTTTAGCTGGATATGAAGATAAAAGGGCTATTTTAACTGGTTTAAATTTACCTATGTTAATTGAGGTTTGCAGTTGTGCAACTTATATGGATAGTGCACAAGAAATAGCAACTCAAGTGTTAGAGTCTGGTAAAGATGGAGTTAAAATATGTCCAGAAACATTAATGCCTAAAAAATCTACAACCCCTACAACACAACAAATGGTTGATTTACCTACAAGTGGGCGTATAGAATATGTTTTAGCTCGTGTAGATACCCGTTTGTTACACGGACAGGTGGCAACTGCTTGGACAAAAGCAACTTCACCTAACAGAATTATTGTTGTTTCTGATGAAGTATCAAAAGATAATTTACGTAAAAAATTAATAGAACAAGCAGCACCTCCAGGCGTTAAGGCAAATGTTATTCCTATATCTAAGTTACTACAAATAGCAGAAGACCCTCGTTTTGGTAAAACTAAAGCTCTACTACTATTTGAAAATCCTCAAGACGTTCTTAGAGTTGTTGAAGGCGGAGTTAAATTAGATGAAATAAACATAGGTTCTATGGCTCATACTGTTGGTAAAGTTGTTGTTAGCAAAGCTATATCTTTAGATGAAAAAGACATAGAAACATATGAAAAATTAAAAGAACTAGGTGTAAAATTTGATGTACGTAAAGTTCCTAACGATTCTCGTGCTAATATGGACGATTATTTGAAAAAAGCAAAATTAGAGCTTTCTAAAAAATAA
- a CDS encoding PTS system mannose/fructose/sorbose family transporter subunit IID yields the protein MSEKITLSKKDRMKVAWRSTFLQGSWNFERMQNGGWAYSMIPAIKKLYPTKEGRTEALKRHMEFFNTHPYVASPILGVTLALEEERANGSPVDDTAIQGVKVGMMGPLAGIGDPVFWFTVRPMLGALGASIALSGNILGPILFFVVWNILRWWFMVYTQEFGYRAGSRIADDLSGGLLQKVTKCASILGMFVLGALVQRWVSINFAPVISEVQLSSGAFIDWSSLPAGSEGIKVALEQMNAGLSLTNTKVTTLQENLDSLIPGLAALLLTLFCCKLLKKKVSPILIIVALFIVGIVGHLIGLL from the coding sequence ATGTCTGAAAAAATTACTCTAAGTAAAAAGGATAGAATGAAAGTTGCTTGGCGTTCCACTTTCCTTCAAGGTTCTTGGAATTTTGAACGTATGCAAAACGGTGGTTGGGCTTATTCTATGATTCCTGCTATTAAAAAATTATATCCTACAAAAGAAGGTCGAACAGAAGCTTTAAAACGTCATATGGAATTTTTTAATACTCATCCATATGTTGCTTCTCCTATATTAGGTGTTACTCTTGCTTTGGAGGAAGAGCGTGCAAACGGTAGCCCTGTAGATGATACCGCTATACAAGGTGTTAAAGTTGGTATGATGGGTCCTTTAGCTGGTATAGGTGACCCTGTATTCTGGTTTACTGTTAGACCTATGCTTGGTGCTTTAGGTGCATCTATTGCCTTATCTGGTAATATTTTGGGCCCTATATTATTCTTTGTAGTATGGAATATTCTTAGATGGTGGTTTATGGTTTATACTCAAGAATTTGGATATCGTGCTGGTTCTCGTATAGCCGATGACTTATCTGGTGGTTTATTACAAAAAGTTACAAAATGTGCCTCTATTTTAGGTATGTTTGTTTTAGGTGCATTGGTTCAACGTTGGGTATCTATAAACTTTGCACCTGTTATATCTGAGGTTCAATTATCAAGTGGTGCATTTATAGACTGGAGTAGCCTGCCTGCTGGTTCTGAAGGTATAAAAGTCGCTCTTGAGCAAATGAACGCTGGTCTTTCTCTTACTAACACAAAAGTTACAACACTTCAAGAAAATTTAGATAGCTTAATACCAGGATTAGCCGCGTTATTATTAACTTTATTCTGTTGCAAACTTTTAAAGAAAAAAGTTTCTCCTATCTTAATCATTGTAGCTTTATTTATAGTAGGTATAGTTGGTCATTTAATTGGTTTATTATAG